From a region of the Balaenoptera musculus isolate JJ_BM4_2016_0621 chromosome 15, mBalMus1.pri.v3, whole genome shotgun sequence genome:
- the ADRM1 gene encoding proteasomal ubiquitin receptor ADRM1 encodes MTTSGALFPSLVPGSRGSSNKYLVEFRAGKMSLKGTTVTPDKRKGLVYIQQTDDSLIHFCWKDRTSGNVEDDLIIFPDDCEFKRVPQCPSGRVYVLKFKAGSKRLFFWMQEPKTDQDEEHCRKVNEYLNNPPMPGALGASGSGGHELSALGGEGGLQSLLGNMSHSQLMQLIGPAGLGGLGGLGALTGPGLASLLGSGGPPASSSSSSSRSQSAAVTPSSTTSSTRATPAPSAPAAASTASPSPAPSSGNGTGTAASPTQPIQLSDLQSILATMNVPAGPGGSQQVDLASVLTPEIMAPILANADVQERLLPYLPSGESLPQTAEEIQNTLTSPQFQQALGMFSAALASGQLGPLMCQFGLPAEAVEAANKGDVEAFAKAMQNSASPEQQEGDGKGKKEEEEDMSLD; translated from the exons ATGACGACTTCAGGCGCTCTGTTTCCAAGCCTGGTGCCAGGCTCCCGTGGGTCCTCCAACAAGTACTTGGTGGAGTTTCGGGCCGGAAAAATGTCATTGAAAGGAACTACGGTCACCCCAGATAAACGGAAAGGGCTTGTGTACATTCAGCAGACGGATGACTCCCTCATTCACTTTTGCTGGAAAGACAGGACATCGGGGAATGTGGAAGAC GATTTGATCATCTTCCCCGACGACTGTGAGTTCAAGCGCGTGCCTCAGTGCCCCAGCGGGAGGGTCTACGTGCTCAAGTTCAAGGCAGGGTCCAAACGGCTCTTCTTTTGGATGCAG GAGCCCAAGACGGACCAGGACGAGGAGCACTGCCGGAAGGTCAACGAGTATCTGAACAACCCGCCGATGCCCGGAGCCCTGGGGGCGAGTGGGAGCGGAGGCCACGAGCTGTCTGCGCTGGGCG GCGAGGGCGGCCTGCAGAGCCTGCTGGGAAACATGAGCCACAgccagctcatgcagctcatcgGACCCGCCGGCCTCGGAGGGCTGG GTGGCCTGGGGGCGCTGACGGGGCCGGGCCTGGCCAGCTTACTGGGGAGCGGAGGGCCTCCAGCCAGCAGCTCTTCGTCCAG CTCCCGGAGCCAGTCGGCAGCGGTCACCCCGTCCTCCACCACCTCTTCCACCCGCGCCACCCCAGCCCCCTCCGCTCCAGCAGCTGCCTCAACGGCCAGCCCGAGCCCCGCACCCAGTTCAGGTAATGGAACCGGCACGGCAGCCAGCCCAACCCAGCCCATCCAGCTGAGCGACCTTCAGAGCATTCTAGCCACCATGAACGTGCCGGCCGGGCCAGGAGGCAGCCAGCAAG TGGACCTGGCCAGCGTGCTGACGCCCGAGATCATGGCCCCCATCCTTGCCAACGCGGATGTCCAGGAGCGCCTGCTGCCCTACCTGCCGTCCGGGGAGTCGCTGCCGCAGACCGCGGAGGAGATCCAGAACACGCTGACCTCGCCCCAGTTCCAGCAG GCCCTGGGCATGTTCAGCGCGGCCTTGGCCTcggggcagctgggccccctCATGTGCCAGTTTGGGCTGCCCGCAGAGGCCGTGGAGGCCGCCAACAAGGGCG ACGTGGAAGCCTTTGCCAAAGCCATGCAGAACAGTGCCAGCCCCGAGCAGCAGGAGGGCGACGGCAAGggcaagaaagaggaggaggaggacatgaGCTTAGATTAA